One stretch of Anguilla anguilla isolate fAngAng1 chromosome 5, fAngAng1.pri, whole genome shotgun sequence DNA includes these proteins:
- the gabrg1 gene encoding gamma-aminobutyric acid receptor subunit gamma-1 isoform X2, whose amino-acid sequence MNMNGGDFALGSEVRPHRAGGKVLVVCLLLGCLRVCETFGPNKLEEEDYEDVPINKTWVLSPKVYESDVTLILNKLLQGYDNKLRPDIGVRPTVIEAAVYVNSIGPVDPINMEYTIDIFFAQTWYDSRLKFNSTMKLLMLNSNMVGKIWIPDTFFRNSRKSDAHWITTPNRLLRLWSNGRVMYTLRLTINAECYLKLHNFPMDEHSCPLEFSSYGYPKNEIQYRWQRRSVEVADQRYWRLYQFAFVGLRNTSDVAHTQSGEYVIMTIFFDLSRRMGYFTIQTYIPCSMIVVLSWVSFWINKDAVPARTSLGITTVLTMTTLSTISRKSLPKVSYVTAMDLFVSVCFIFTFAALMEYGTLHYFTSNRQAKKAKASDAQKSAVVNIRPGASLLQMNNIAPYQEDEDYAYECLDGKDCASFFCCFDDCRSGAWRENRMHVRVSKIDSYARIFFPTAFGLFNLVYWVGYLYL is encoded by the exons ATGAACATGAACGGTGGGGATTTCGCGCTCGGTTCGGAGGTTCGGCCGCATCGTGCCGGAGGAAAAGTGCTGGTTGTTTGCCTGCTTCTGGGTTGCCTACGAGTCTG TGAGACGTTTGGCCCGAACAAATTGGAGGAGGAAGACTATGAAGACGTCCCCATAAATAAAACGTGGGTTCTGTCACCCAAGGTCTACGAGAGCGACGTCACCTTGATCCTGAATAAGCTGCTGCAGGGATACGACAACAAACTGCGACCTGACATTGGAG TGAGGCCAACCGTTATCGAGGCGGCGGTGTACGTCAACAGCATCGGACCCGTCGACCCCATAAATATG gagtaCACCATCGACATCTTCTTCGCTCAGACGTGGTACGATAGCCGTCTGAAGTTCAACAGCACCATGAAGCTGCTGATGCTCAACAGCAACATGGTGGGCAAGATCTGGATCCCGGACACCTTCTTCCGCAACTCCCGGAAGTCCGACGCGCACTGGATCACCACGCCCAACCGGCTGCTGAGGCTCTGGAGCAACGGGCGGGTGATGTACACGCTGAG gttgACAATTAATGCGGAGTGCTACCTTAAGCTGCATAACTTTCCTATGGACGAGCACTCTTGCCCCCTGGAGTTTTCCAGCT ATGGCTACCCCAAGAATGAGATTCAGTACCGCTGGCAACGGCGATCGGTGGAGGTGGCGGACCAGCGATACTGGAGACTGTACCAGTTTGCCTTTGTGGGGCTGAGGAACACTTCAGATGTGGCCCATACCCAATCAG GAGAGTATGTCATCATGACTATCTTTTTTGACCTGAGTCGGCGGATGGGGTACTTCACCATTCAAACCTACATCCCCTGCAGCATGATCGTGGTGCTGTCCTGGGTCTCCTTCTGGATCAACAAGGATGCTGTGCCAGCCAGAACGTCCTTAG GTATCACCACGGTGCTCACCATGACGACCCTCAGCACCATCTCCAGGAAGTCCCTGCCCAAGGTGTCGTACGTGACCGCCATGGACCTGTTCGTGTCCGTCTGCTTCATCTTCACCTTCGCCGCGCTGATGGAGTACGGAACGCTGCACTACTTCACCAGCAACCGCCAGGCGAAGAAGGCCAAAGCCAGCGACGCGCAG AAATCAGCTGTGGTGAACATCCGGCCGGGGGCGTCGCTGCTGCAGATGAACAACATCGCCCCCTACCAGGAGGACGAGGACTACGCCTACGAGTGCCTGGACGGGAAGGACTGCGCCAGCTTCTTCTGCTGCTTCGACGACTGCCGCTCGGGGGCGTGGCGGGAGAACAGGATGCACGTGCGCGTGTCCAAGATCGACTCGTACGCCCGGATATTCTTCCCCACCGCCTTCGGCCTCTTCAACCTGGTCTACTGGGTGGGCTACCTctacctgtaa
- the gabrg1 gene encoding gamma-aminobutyric acid receptor subunit gamma-1 isoform X1: MNMNGGDFALGSEVRPHRAGGKVLVVCLLLGCLRVCETFGPNKLEEEDYEDVPINKTWVLSPKVYESDVTLILNKLLQGYDNKLRPDIGVRPTVIEAAVYVNSIGPVDPINMEYTIDIFFAQTWYDSRLKFNSTMKLLMLNSNMVGKIWIPDTFFRNSRKSDAHWITTPNRLLRLWSNGRVMYTLRLTINAECYLKLHNFPMDEHSCPLEFSSYGYPKNEIQYRWQRRSVEVADQRYWRLYQFAFVGLRNTSDVAHTQSGEYVIMTIFFDLSRRMGYFTIQTYIPCSMIVVLSWVSFWINKDAVPARTSLGITTVLTMTTLSTISRKSLPKVSYVTAMDLFVSVCFIFTFAALMEYGTLHYFTSNRQAKKAKASDAQQKSAVVNIRPGASLLQMNNIAPYQEDEDYAYECLDGKDCASFFCCFDDCRSGAWRENRMHVRVSKIDSYARIFFPTAFGLFNLVYWVGYLYL, encoded by the exons ATGAACATGAACGGTGGGGATTTCGCGCTCGGTTCGGAGGTTCGGCCGCATCGTGCCGGAGGAAAAGTGCTGGTTGTTTGCCTGCTTCTGGGTTGCCTACGAGTCTG TGAGACGTTTGGCCCGAACAAATTGGAGGAGGAAGACTATGAAGACGTCCCCATAAATAAAACGTGGGTTCTGTCACCCAAGGTCTACGAGAGCGACGTCACCTTGATCCTGAATAAGCTGCTGCAGGGATACGACAACAAACTGCGACCTGACATTGGAG TGAGGCCAACCGTTATCGAGGCGGCGGTGTACGTCAACAGCATCGGACCCGTCGACCCCATAAATATG gagtaCACCATCGACATCTTCTTCGCTCAGACGTGGTACGATAGCCGTCTGAAGTTCAACAGCACCATGAAGCTGCTGATGCTCAACAGCAACATGGTGGGCAAGATCTGGATCCCGGACACCTTCTTCCGCAACTCCCGGAAGTCCGACGCGCACTGGATCACCACGCCCAACCGGCTGCTGAGGCTCTGGAGCAACGGGCGGGTGATGTACACGCTGAG gttgACAATTAATGCGGAGTGCTACCTTAAGCTGCATAACTTTCCTATGGACGAGCACTCTTGCCCCCTGGAGTTTTCCAGCT ATGGCTACCCCAAGAATGAGATTCAGTACCGCTGGCAACGGCGATCGGTGGAGGTGGCGGACCAGCGATACTGGAGACTGTACCAGTTTGCCTTTGTGGGGCTGAGGAACACTTCAGATGTGGCCCATACCCAATCAG GAGAGTATGTCATCATGACTATCTTTTTTGACCTGAGTCGGCGGATGGGGTACTTCACCATTCAAACCTACATCCCCTGCAGCATGATCGTGGTGCTGTCCTGGGTCTCCTTCTGGATCAACAAGGATGCTGTGCCAGCCAGAACGTCCTTAG GTATCACCACGGTGCTCACCATGACGACCCTCAGCACCATCTCCAGGAAGTCCCTGCCCAAGGTGTCGTACGTGACCGCCATGGACCTGTTCGTGTCCGTCTGCTTCATCTTCACCTTCGCCGCGCTGATGGAGTACGGAACGCTGCACTACTTCACCAGCAACCGCCAGGCGAAGAAGGCCAAAGCCAGCGACGCGCAG CAGAAATCAGCTGTGGTGAACATCCGGCCGGGGGCGTCGCTGCTGCAGATGAACAACATCGCCCCCTACCAGGAGGACGAGGACTACGCCTACGAGTGCCTGGACGGGAAGGACTGCGCCAGCTTCTTCTGCTGCTTCGACGACTGCCGCTCGGGGGCGTGGCGGGAGAACAGGATGCACGTGCGCGTGTCCAAGATCGACTCGTACGCCCGGATATTCTTCCCCACCGCCTTCGGCCTCTTCAACCTGGTCTACTGGGTGGGCTACCTctacctgtaa